A region from the Vibrio chagasii genome encodes:
- a CDS encoding DotA/TraY family protein yields the protein MSCINFTLTCIEKHVEQGATTDFLTMLFGGWVQTFYGDTSVAPSMSPVMVMIGGLNFLALLYGTINVTYNSAHIMMNAASTGHIFGKMSPYVPLRIAIALGSLAPMVTTASGGSFVSVGQVTGMYVIVHGAGAADLFWRAGVNQYISLTNSSQTKPLAKDVFNAGETLTSMLLCNEYFGERKPSEKFSVITQKASGAELRFSSPTLPTISSIRGFYVAHTPSNPDELVADHMSSNTVTRVTLQFSKGVCGSIDLPMVPRSTNSSMPVDKAAYYANYYGIDAILRYIADIQTQVANLKETIDRADISKYVSAYAKFNVDHYYRYITTQLQHKEIAKKIYQSHINLSYCHSRVVKRAFAGEFNRGWEGQERNYCSSASGSVGIPINVDNNLLNQLTKGGWLKAASSISRMNGMMQIANSQAEFSINNLISFRLPSRTEFCEDTSWWTTFSLGERDLDDEIDEAEECRSFFASEQTPPFLWSLLRSLALSGEIGSDWATAQKSSDWQSMLTLSERQANSSSPVSSNGPGIIRVSSSILAATLELGNHTHNIASGLSNPSSLGIDYDTALYDISGETNALTMLATLGEGLKVIYWIVLTAMSGAQQVSDSMASSTVTGFLGTPVKVLANTLFPLVIASISGAFILANVLPMLPVITFIFIVTAFFLICAEALGGIALGSALLASAAGEGLMAIHGLRMAALYGAIFLRPSLHTIGLMLGFALCNVSYAIFNVLWWSSIGNNANTSWDIMDMVMITGGFPMVMFGLMVYCLKAPNLYANNLMTWVATEAVGQFGDGHEYIDSTKTTMGKMQGAFDTAVAGAGRNSAAQPSPPEPKKPSDDKVTKTDPPPKST from the coding sequence ATGTCATGTATTAATTTCACTCTGACATGTATTGAAAAGCATGTAGAGCAAGGCGCCACTACCGACTTTCTTACGATGCTGTTTGGTGGTTGGGTACAAACTTTCTACGGTGATACTTCTGTCGCGCCTAGTATGTCCCCAGTAATGGTGATGATAGGTGGCCTTAACTTTTTGGCGTTACTCTACGGAACTATTAACGTCACTTACAACTCAGCACATATCATGATGAATGCCGCTTCGACAGGGCATATATTTGGTAAAATGTCACCCTATGTCCCTTTAAGGATAGCAATCGCGTTAGGCTCACTTGCCCCAATGGTCACAACGGCAAGTGGAGGCTCGTTTGTTTCTGTGGGCCAAGTAACCGGTATGTATGTGATTGTTCATGGAGCCGGAGCTGCGGATTTGTTTTGGAGAGCTGGCGTTAACCAATACATATCTTTAACCAATTCCTCTCAAACCAAACCACTTGCTAAAGATGTTTTTAACGCTGGTGAAACTCTAACTTCAATGTTGCTCTGTAATGAGTATTTTGGTGAAAGAAAGCCAAGTGAGAAATTTTCTGTCATTACCCAAAAAGCCAGTGGTGCTGAACTTAGATTTAGCAGCCCTACTCTTCCAACTATAAGCTCTATCAGAGGGTTCTATGTGGCACATACACCTTCAAACCCAGATGAGTTAGTAGCAGATCATATGAGTTCTAATACCGTAACGCGAGTAACACTCCAATTTTCTAAAGGTGTTTGTGGTTCAATTGATCTCCCGATGGTACCTCGCTCAACAAACAGTTCAATGCCAGTTGATAAGGCAGCATATTATGCAAATTATTACGGTATTGACGCTATCTTGAGATACATTGCTGACATTCAAACCCAAGTAGCAAATCTTAAGGAAACGATAGATCGCGCTGATATCTCAAAGTATGTTTCTGCTTACGCAAAATTCAATGTAGACCACTACTATCGTTACATCACGACTCAGCTGCAGCACAAGGAAATAGCTAAGAAAATCTATCAAAGCCATATAAATCTTAGTTACTGTCACTCAAGAGTCGTAAAAAGAGCCTTTGCAGGTGAATTCAATCGTGGTTGGGAAGGGCAAGAAAGAAACTACTGCTCTTCTGCTTCAGGTTCTGTCGGAATCCCAATCAACGTCGATAATAATTTGTTAAACCAACTTACAAAAGGCGGTTGGTTGAAAGCAGCTTCATCGATTTCTCGAATGAATGGAATGATGCAAATTGCGAACTCTCAAGCGGAGTTTTCAATTAATAATCTCATCTCCTTCAGGCTACCTAGCCGTACAGAGTTTTGTGAAGATACTAGTTGGTGGACCACATTTTCACTGGGAGAACGTGACTTAGATGATGAAATTGATGAGGCTGAAGAGTGTCGGAGCTTTTTTGCTTCTGAACAAACACCTCCATTTCTATGGTCACTACTACGCTCCCTTGCATTAAGTGGAGAAATTGGCAGTGATTGGGCGACAGCTCAGAAATCTTCAGATTGGCAATCAATGCTTACTCTTTCTGAAAGGCAAGCAAACTCTTCATCCCCTGTTTCATCAAATGGACCTGGCATCATAAGGGTTTCATCTAGCATTCTTGCTGCAACACTGGAATTAGGTAACCACACTCATAATATTGCTTCAGGTCTAAGCAACCCTTCTTCCTTGGGCATTGATTATGATACAGCTTTGTATGATATCTCTGGTGAGACTAACGCACTGACTATGCTTGCAACCTTGGGTGAGGGCTTAAAGGTTATCTATTGGATCGTGTTAACCGCGATGTCGGGGGCTCAACAGGTATCCGATTCCATGGCATCCAGTACAGTGACTGGTTTTTTGGGGACTCCTGTAAAAGTCTTGGCGAATACATTATTTCCTTTGGTTATTGCTTCAATATCAGGCGCTTTTATCTTAGCGAACGTGCTGCCGATGCTGCCCGTTATAACGTTTATTTTTATTGTGACTGCATTTTTCTTGATATGTGCTGAAGCTTTAGGTGGTATTGCCCTTGGTTCAGCCTTGTTAGCCTCTGCAGCTGGGGAAGGTTTGATGGCCATTCATGGGCTTAGAATGGCGGCTTTGTATGGCGCAATATTTCTTAGACCTTCTTTACACACTATTGGTTTAATGCTCGGTTTTGCGCTGTGTAATGTTTCTTATGCGATCTTTAACGTTCTGTGGTGGTCGTCTATCGGAAACAACGCGAATACTTCATGGGACATCATGGATATGGTTATGATCACAGGTGGATTTCCTATGGTTATGTTTGGCCTTATGGTGTATTGCCTCAAAGCCCCGAATCTCTACGCGAATAACCTAATGACATGGGTAGCTACAGAGGCCGTTGGTCAGTTCGGTGATGGTCATGAGTATATTGATTCAACCAAGACCACAATGGGTAAGATGCAAGGTGCCTTTGATACTGCAGTTGCTGGTGCTGGCCGTAATTCGGCAGCACAACCATCACCTCCTGAACCAAAGAAGCCGAGTGACGATAAAGTAACAAAAACAGATCCACCACCTAAATCAACTTAG